The Campylobacter sp. CN_NE2 region GGAATTTTATCAAATCGGCGCTGAGATGATAGATGAGCGAAATTTGGCTCTTGCGATAAAAATAGCATTAGAAATTTTTAGCGAATTTGGTTTAAAGCCTGTTTTGCAGCTTAGTAATATCGAAATTCCAAAGCTGATTTGTCAAATTTTAGGCATTTCGATCGATGTTTTTGAAAAAGGTGCGATTGAAGTTTTGCTTCAAAAAGATATAAAATGGCTAAATGACATTACCAAAGCTACCACTTTGCAGGATTTAAAAGCTCTTAAAAACAGCGTTCCTAGCGAATTAAAAGATGCTATAAATGATATTGAAAATTTGGGAATTTCGTATGAAAATGTTCGAATTTCGCTTTTGTATTATTCAAAAATGAGATATTATGATGAGCTATTTTTTAGATTTTTAGACGCAAATTCGATACTTTGTAGCGGCGGAAACTACAAGATTGACGGCACAAATTCGAGCGGTTTTGCCGTTATGGTTGATGCAATGATAGAAAAAATTATATATAAGGATTAAAAAATGAGTAAGGCTGATTTGATTTTAGGCGTTCAATGGGGCGATGAAGGCAAAGGCAAAATCGTCGATATGATTTGTGCTGATTATGATTTTGTTTGCAGAAGTGGCGGCGGACACAACGCAGGACACACGATTTGGGTAAATGGCACAAAATATGCACTTCATTTGGTACCAAGTGGGATTTTAAATAAAAATACAATCAATATCATAGGAAACGGCGTTGTGGTCAATCCTGATGTTTTAATCACCGAAATGGCGCAGTTTGAGAATTTGCAAGGCAGATTTTTTATAAGCGAAAAAGCACATTTAAATTTAAGTTTTCACTCGCTCATAGATCAAGCAAAAGAAAAATTAAAAGGCGATAAAGCTATTGGCACGACAGGCAAAGGCATAGGTCCAGCCTATGCTGATAAAATCAACCGAACAGGTCATAGAGTGGGCGAACTTTTAGAGCCTGAAAAACTTAGCGAAGCCTTATCAAGGGATTTTGCGGCAAATAAATATATTTTTGATATGCTTGGCATAAATTTGCCGTCAAAACTTGAAATTTACGAAGAGCTAAAAAGATTTAAAAACACTCTTGCGCCATACATTGCAGATACTACAAATATGATTTGGAAAGCTTTGAGTGAAAACAAAAAGGTTTTAGTCGAGGGCGCACAAGGAAGTTTGCTTGATATTGATCATGGAACTTACCCTTATGTAACTAGCTCAAACACCGTTGCAGCGGGTGCTTGTAGTGGCTTGGGGCTTTCTCCAAAAGATATAGGCGAAGTCATCGGTATAGTAAAAGCCTACACTACACGCGTTGGAAACGGCGCATTTCCTACCGAAGATAAAGGCACACAAGGCGATATTATGTGCGAAGTAGGAAAAGAATTTGGCACGACAACAGGCAGACGAAGAAGATGCGGTTGGTTTGACGCTGTGGGTGTTAAATATGCTTCAAGGCTTAGCGGAATCGATAAATTTGCGCTGATGAAACTTGATGTTTTAGACGGATTTGAAAAAATCAAAATTTGCAAAGCTTATAAACTTGGCGAAAAGATAATTGATTATTTTCCTGTAAATTTAGACGAAGTCGAGCCGATTTATGAAGAAATGGACGGCTGGGAGAGCGTAAAAGGCGTCTCTAAATTTGAAGATTTGCCAAAAAATGCGCAAATTTACATTAAAAAAATAGAAGAATTAACAGGCGTTAAAGTTGGGTTTATTTCAACTAGCCCAGAGCGAACCGACACGATTATTTTATAATAACAGAAAGGCGGAAATATGCGTATAAGATTATCACATGTCCCGTATATCGCACATAAGATTGCGATTGATTTAGTGAATTCAGGGTTTGTTACGCTTACTAGCGGTTTAGAGCCTGTCTCAAAAACAGCAGATGAAATTTTGCGAAGTGATTTGATGAAGGAAAGAGCCATAGAAGAAAGGGCAAATGAAATCATCGACGCGCGAATCGATGAAATGGATAGTATGCAAGTTGATAAGAAAAATATGTTTTGGCTTATAAAGAAAAAACTTGCCGAAGAAGCAAATTTCAGTCTTAATTACGAAGATAGATACTCAAATTTATCGCATGAAATTTTAGAAACTATTTGGAAAAAAAGCTTGATTGATTACTCTGTTTCGGAAAACAAAGTAAAAAATGTGATTTATATTTCGATTGAAGACTATCTTAAAAATTTCGAAAAAATCGAAGATATAGTTATCGAAAAAATCGAAGGTTATAAACGAAAATTAATCCCCGGAACCGAAGAATACGATATGGTTTTTGAAAAACTCTATGAAGAAGAATTACGCAAAAAAGGTATGTTTTAATGAAAGCTTATATTTATATTGAAAACGGCGTGTATTTGGAAGCAAAGGCTTTTGGTAAGGGCGGAAGTGCATTTGGCGAACTTGTGTTTAACACTTCAATTACCGGCTATCAAGAAATAATCTCTGATCCAAGTTATGCCGGGCAGTTTATAGTTTTTACTATGCCCGAAATCGGCATTGTCGGCACAAATAGTTTTGATAACGAAAGCTCAAAAATTCACGCAAGTGGAATTTTTATCAGAAATTTTAATAACAACCCGTCAAATTTTAGAAACGAAGCAAATTTAGAAGAGTATTTTATCAAAAACGGCAAATTTGGAGTTTATGACATTGATACTAGATATTTAACCAAAATGCTTCGCGATCAAGGCAATTTGCGTGTTTTTGTTTCAACCGAAATCAGCGATAAAGAGATGCTAAAAAATGCTTTGGCAAATTCAGCTAGAATCGAAGAGGTAAATTATGTCAGCATTGTTAGCACCAAAAAGGGCTACGCTCACGAAAACGGCTCTTGGGATTATGCTAAAAATGAGTATAAAAAAATCGAATCTTGTGGCAAAAAAGTCGCCGTTATGGACTATGGCGTAAAGCGAAATATCTTAAATGAGCTTGGAACGCTTGGCATACAAACTCAAATTTTCCCGCACGATACCAAAGCAGATACGCTAATTGATAAATTTAAAAAAGGCGAAATTCACGGAATTTTTCTTTCTAATGGCCCCGGGGAGCCAAAAATGCTAAAAGCCGAAATCGCCGAAATCAAAAAAATGATAGAAGCAAAAATTCCTATTTTTGGAATTTGCCTAGGACATCAGCTTTTAAGCAATGCAATGGGCTATGAAACTTACAAGCTAAAATTCGGACAACACGGCGCAAACCACCCCGTGCAAAATCAATTTAGCAAATCAATCGAAATCACGGCACAAAACCATAACTACAATGTCCCTGAAAGTATCGCAGAAGTCGCCGAGATAACGCATAGAAATCTATTTGACGGCACGATTGAAGGTGTGAGATATAAAAACTATCCTGTTTTTTCAGTCCAACACCACCCCGAAGCCAGTTCAGGACCAAACGAAAGCAAATATATTTTTAAAGAATTTTTAGAAATTTTATAATGTCAAATTTAATTAGCATTATTCCTATGGCAGTGTTGATGAGCTTTGGACACTGCCTTGGAATGTGCGGCGGTTTTGTCATCGCATACAACACAAAACTAACAAAAAAAACCAAATTCCAAGCCTTTATTTACGCTTTAAGTTACCATTTAAGCAGAGTTTTGGCTTATGTTAGTTTAGGAATTTTAGGCGGATTTTTTGGCTCGATTTTTAAATTTAGCCAAAAAAGTATGGGCTATTTGCACTTTTTTATCGGAATTTTGTTTATTGTTTTTGGAGTCGCACTTTTAATGCGTGGCAAACTTTTAAAATTTATAGAAAACGATAAAATTTGGTCTAAATTTTTAGCCAAACCTGCCAAATTTGCTATGCAAAGCAGTAGTTATTTTAGCTTTTGTCTGCTTGGTTTTTTAAACGGACTTTTGCCGTGCGGGGTGGTTTATACAGCCCTTGCTATGGCGATTATGTCGGCAGATATAGCACAAGGCGCACTCATAATGGCAGTTTTTGGAATTTGCACACTTCCTACGCTGTTAAGTTTTTCTTTTGTGATAAATTTATTAGGTTTAAAGTTCAAAAACGCTATGCTAACGCTGTCGGCAATTTTTATAATTGCTTATGGAATATATAAGGCATTTACGGGGTTTATGGCGACAATATGAAAAAAACTCAGGCAAAATTAAAGCAATACCAAGATGCGATTGACGCAAGTAATATTGTTTCAAAAACCGACATTAACGGTATTATAACCTTTGTAAATGATGAATTTTGCAAAATTAGCGGTTATTCTAGACAAGAACTTATCGGTTCTCCGCATAACATTGTCCGCCATCCCGATGTCAAAAAATCAGTTTTTAAAAAGCTTTGGGAGACCATTTTAGCCAAAAAAGTTTATAAAGGTATAGTTAAAAATTTATCAAAAGACGGCAGAGCATTTTATCTAAATGCAACGATTATTCCGATTTTAGATGATAACGGCGAGATAGAAGAATTTGTTGCTATTCGCCACGATGTAACAAATGTTATTTTGCTTAACGAACACCTTACACAGCTTAGAGTAGAGTTAAACGAGTTAAATCAATCACTAGAAAATAAAGTAAAAGAACAAACCAAAGAACTTACCATATTAAATGCAAATTTGGAAAAAAGAGTAGAAGAAGAGATTGCTAAAAATGAGCAAAGTAGTCGTATTATGTTTAGGCAGTCTCGCCTTGCTTCTATGGGCGAAATGATGGCAAATATCGCTCATCAGTGGCGTCAGCCGTTAAGCGAACTTAGTATTGATCTTTTTAAAATGAAGCAAAATTTGGAAGATAAAGATGGGTTTTTAGATACTTACGAACATGCAAAACAGGTCATCAAAAACATGTCCAATACGATTGATGATTTTAGAAATTTCTTCAACGCAAACAAGCCGGTTGAAAATTTTTTGGTTAGTAGTTGTGTTGATGATGCTATGATTATGTTAAAAGGAACGCTTGATAGAAATGATATAAAAATCGATGTGAAAAGTCAAAAAAATGTTTTTGTATATGGTCATCAAAGCGAACTTACACAAGTTTTTATGAATATTTTAATAAATGCAAAAGACGCATTTAAAAATAGTGAAATAAAAAGTAAAAAAATTCAAATTTCAATCAAATCAAACGATAAATTTGCGATTATCGATATAAAAGACAACGCAGGAGCCATAAAAGACGAGATTATGGAAAGAATTTTTGAGCCTTATTTTACGACTAAGCATAAATCTTCCGGTACCGGACTTGGGCTGTATATGTCAAAAATGATAGTTGAGCACATGAAAGGCGAGATAATCGCAGAAAATTTGAAAAATTGGG contains the following coding sequences:
- a CDS encoding ATP phosphoribosyltransferase regulatory subunit; the encoded protein is MIDSLSADFEHEIPNGSRLYFGKNAALKRKIENIASEILLKNDFNEILTPCFSYHQNLGVKSGLLKFSDPQNNEIALRADSTVDVVRIVRRRLKNENLKRWFYMQPIFKYPSKEFYQIGAEMIDERNLALAIKIALEIFSEFGLKPVLQLSNIEIPKLICQILGISIDVFEKGAIEVLLQKDIKWLNDITKATTLQDLKALKNSVPSELKDAINDIENLGISYENVRISLLYYSKMRYYDELFFRFLDANSILCSGGNYKIDGTNSSGFAVMVDAMIEKIIYKD
- a CDS encoding adenylosuccinate synthase, coding for MSKADLILGVQWGDEGKGKIVDMICADYDFVCRSGGGHNAGHTIWVNGTKYALHLVPSGILNKNTINIIGNGVVVNPDVLITEMAQFENLQGRFFISEKAHLNLSFHSLIDQAKEKLKGDKAIGTTGKGIGPAYADKINRTGHRVGELLEPEKLSEALSRDFAANKYIFDMLGINLPSKLEIYEELKRFKNTLAPYIADTTNMIWKALSENKKVLVEGAQGSLLDIDHGTYPYVTSSNTVAAGACSGLGLSPKDIGEVIGIVKAYTTRVGNGAFPTEDKGTQGDIMCEVGKEFGTTTGRRRRCGWFDAVGVKYASRLSGIDKFALMKLDVLDGFEKIKICKAYKLGEKIIDYFPVNLDEVEPIYEEMDGWESVKGVSKFEDLPKNAQIYIKKIEELTGVKVGFISTSPERTDTIIL
- a CDS encoding DUF507 family protein, giving the protein MRIRLSHVPYIAHKIAIDLVNSGFVTLTSGLEPVSKTADEILRSDLMKERAIEERANEIIDARIDEMDSMQVDKKNMFWLIKKKLAEEANFSLNYEDRYSNLSHEILETIWKKSLIDYSVSENKVKNVIYISIEDYLKNFEKIEDIVIEKIEGYKRKLIPGTEEYDMVFEKLYEEELRKKGMF
- the carA gene encoding glutamine-hydrolyzing carbamoyl-phosphate synthase small subunit, with the translated sequence MKAYIYIENGVYLEAKAFGKGGSAFGELVFNTSITGYQEIISDPSYAGQFIVFTMPEIGIVGTNSFDNESSKIHASGIFIRNFNNNPSNFRNEANLEEYFIKNGKFGVYDIDTRYLTKMLRDQGNLRVFVSTEISDKEMLKNALANSARIEEVNYVSIVSTKKGYAHENGSWDYAKNEYKKIESCGKKVAVMDYGVKRNILNELGTLGIQTQIFPHDTKADTLIDKFKKGEIHGIFLSNGPGEPKMLKAEIAEIKKMIEAKIPIFGICLGHQLLSNAMGYETYKLKFGQHGANHPVQNQFSKSIEITAQNHNYNVPESIAEVAEITHRNLFDGTIEGVRYKNYPVFSVQHHPEASSGPNESKYIFKEFLEIL
- a CDS encoding sulfite exporter TauE/SafE family protein yields the protein MSNLISIIPMAVLMSFGHCLGMCGGFVIAYNTKLTKKTKFQAFIYALSYHLSRVLAYVSLGILGGFFGSIFKFSQKSMGYLHFFIGILFIVFGVALLMRGKLLKFIENDKIWSKFLAKPAKFAMQSSSYFSFCLLGFLNGLLPCGVVYTALAMAIMSADIAQGALIMAVFGICTLPTLLSFSFVINLLGLKFKNAMLTLSAIFIIAYGIYKAFTGFMATI
- a CDS encoding PAS domain-containing sensor histidine kinase; amino-acid sequence: MKKTQAKLKQYQDAIDASNIVSKTDINGIITFVNDEFCKISGYSRQELIGSPHNIVRHPDVKKSVFKKLWETILAKKVYKGIVKNLSKDGRAFYLNATIIPILDDNGEIEEFVAIRHDVTNVILLNEHLTQLRVELNELNQSLENKVKEQTKELTILNANLEKRVEEEIAKNEQSSRIMFRQSRLASMGEMMANIAHQWRQPLSELSIDLFKMKQNLEDKDGFLDTYEHAKQVIKNMSNTIDDFRNFFNANKPVENFLVSSCVDDAMIMLKGTLDRNDIKIDVKSQKNVFVYGHQSELTQVFMNILINAKDAFKNSEIKSKKIQISIKSNDKFAIIDIKDNAGAIKDEIMERIFEPYFTTKHKSSGTGLGLYMSKMIVEHMKGEIIAENLKNWVNFKIILPLAKEEESV